One Vallitalea pronyensis genomic region harbors:
- a CDS encoding cold-shock protein produces the protein MKTGVVKWFNNEKGFGFICVEGEEDVFVHFSAIQGDGFKTLEEGQKVEFEVTEGTRGPQAENVVKL, from the coding sequence ATGAAAACTGGTGTAGTAAAATGGTTTAATAATGAAAAAGGATTTGGATTCATTTGTGTTGAAGGGGAAGAAGATGTATTTGTACATTTTTCTGCTATTCAAGGAGATGGATTTAAAACTCTAGAAGAAGGTCAAAAAGTTGAATTTGAGGTTACCGAAGGAACAAGAGGCCCTCAAGCAGAGAATGTAGTTAAACTATAA
- a CDS encoding AraC family transcriptional regulator: MDRLGNDYSQRGYLKEDFRLFHLKDQNKDAFSLHYHTFHKIVFFLSGQVTYLIEGKYYKLKPWDILLVAKNQIHMPIIDPHEPYERMVLWVNDAFLQQDKEEDNNLLSCFHIASQKKNILRLYETDLHATKHRLYALKDALSDQAFGHYTMNKCLFLQLIVWLNRYYLGADAPIADVTYDERIETLIHYINHHLDEPLRIDQLADTVYLNKYYLMHLFKEQIGYPIHRYILEKRLIRASSLVREGVMLSEVCDRCGFGDYSSFVRAFKKKFGVSPKRYAKSMPIS, from the coding sequence ATGGATAGACTAGGCAATGACTATAGCCAACGGGGTTATCTAAAAGAAGACTTTCGTTTGTTTCATTTAAAAGACCAAAATAAAGATGCTTTTTCACTCCATTATCACACTTTCCATAAGATTGTTTTCTTTCTTAGCGGTCAAGTTACTTACTTAATCGAGGGTAAGTATTATAAGCTTAAACCTTGGGATATACTTCTTGTAGCCAAAAATCAAATACATATGCCCATTATCGATCCTCATGAACCTTATGAACGTATGGTATTATGGGTAAATGATGCCTTTTTACAGCAAGATAAGGAAGAAGACAATAACCTTTTATCCTGTTTTCACATAGCCAGTCAGAAGAAGAATATTTTAAGGTTATATGAAACGGACCTTCATGCCACTAAGCACCGCTTGTATGCATTAAAAGATGCCCTATCTGATCAAGCTTTTGGTCACTATACCATGAATAAATGCCTGTTTCTTCAACTCATTGTTTGGCTTAATCGCTATTACTTAGGTGCTGATGCTCCCATTGCTGATGTGACCTATGATGAACGGATTGAAACCCTTATTCACTATATTAACCACCACTTGGACGAACCCCTTCGTATTGATCAGTTAGCCGATACGGTCTATTTAAACAAGTACTACCTGATGCATCTTTTTAAAGAACAAATCGGCTATCCTATTCATCGTTATATTTTGGAAAAGCGACTCATTCGTGCTTCTTCACTGGTTCGAGAAGGTGTCATGTTATCAGAAGTTTGTGATCGGTGTGGTTTTGGTGATTATTCCAGTTTTGTAAGAGCCTTTAAGAAAAAATTCGGCGTATCGCCCAAAAGGTATGCAAAATCCATGCCAATTAGTTAG
- a CDS encoding Gfo/Idh/MocA family protein, producing MKKVKVGIIGCGNISDIYLKNTTGVFDILDVVGCADLDMDKAQSQGDKYKVKAMTVDEMLADETIDMILNLTTPQAHKIVAEQALKAGKHVYNEKPLVLSREDGQYLLDLAKSKGLKVGCAPDTFLGAGIQTCRRLIDDGVIGEPIAATAFMVCHGHESWHPAPEFYYKAGGGPMFDMGPYYITALVNLMGPVKQVTGYTRKTFAERTITSEPKNGTKIEVEVPTHVAGMIAFENGAIGTIITSFDVWGAQLPRIEIYGTKGSLSVPDPNGFGGTVQLKLPSDKEWKEVPLTHDYADNSRGLGLADMASAIIEKREPKASGALAYHVLDIMHGFHDASNAEKHVTLESTCEQPKALPACE from the coding sequence ATGAAGAAGGTAAAAGTAGGTATTATTGGTTGTGGCAATATCAGCGACATCTATCTAAAGAACACAACAGGTGTATTTGATATTTTGGATGTAGTTGGCTGTGCTGATTTAGATATGGATAAAGCACAATCACAAGGGGATAAATACAAGGTAAAAGCTATGACAGTAGATGAGATGTTAGCAGATGAAACCATTGATATGATTCTGAACCTAACCACACCACAGGCACATAAAATTGTAGCAGAACAAGCCCTTAAAGCAGGCAAACATGTGTATAACGAAAAACCATTGGTATTGTCAAGAGAAGATGGTCAATATTTATTGGATTTAGCAAAGTCAAAAGGCTTAAAAGTTGGCTGTGCGCCTGATACCTTTCTAGGAGCTGGTATTCAGACTTGTAGAAGACTCATAGATGATGGTGTCATCGGTGAACCCATTGCAGCCACTGCTTTTATGGTATGTCACGGTCATGAAAGCTGGCATCCAGCACCTGAATTTTATTATAAAGCTGGAGGCGGACCCATGTTTGACATGGGACCTTATTACATAACAGCCTTGGTTAACCTTATGGGACCTGTTAAGCAAGTCACAGGTTATACAAGAAAGACTTTTGCAGAACGTACCATCACAAGTGAGCCTAAAAACGGCACCAAGATAGAAGTTGAAGTGCCTACACATGTTGCTGGTATGATAGCTTTTGAAAATGGGGCAATCGGCACGATTATCACAAGTTTTGATGTATGGGGAGCTCAATTACCTCGCATCGAAATATATGGTACAAAAGGCAGCTTAAGTGTGCCCGATCCTAATGGTTTTGGTGGAACAGTTCAATTGAAGTTACCATCAGATAAAGAATGGAAAGAAGTGCCACTTACCCATGATTATGCAGATAACAGTAGAGGATTAGGCCTTGCTGATATGGCAAGTGCGATTATTGAGAAGAGAGAGCCTAAAGCAAGTGGAGCATTAGCTTACCACGTATTAGATATTATGCATGGCTTCCATGATGCATCTAATGCAGAAAAACATGTGACATTAGAAAGTACATGTGAACAACCAAAAGCATTACCAGCATGTGAATAA
- a CDS encoding ThuA domain-containing protein yields the protein MRKALIFQGGWDGHEPLQVAQHFQSVLEKEGFQVVVSDTLDCLKDKEGLLAYDLLVPVWTMGEIEDGFVNNVSEAVAQGVGLAGCHGGMCDAFRQSVLWQFMTGGNWVSHPGGDGVTYTVNIMPSSSSLVEDIEDFKVTSEQYYLHVDPAVQVLATTDFPIAEGHHTTNGVVRMPVAWTKRWGQGRVYYNSLGHHAETVEIDEVSEMMRRGFLWAAAGKSKAVSKEADNKEG from the coding sequence ATGAGGAAAGCGTTAATATTTCAAGGGGGATGGGATGGTCATGAACCCCTACAGGTTGCCCAGCATTTTCAATCAGTACTTGAAAAAGAAGGTTTTCAAGTTGTAGTGAGTGATACGTTAGATTGCCTAAAAGACAAAGAAGGACTATTGGCATATGATTTATTGGTTCCTGTATGGACCATGGGTGAAATCGAAGATGGTTTCGTGAACAATGTATCAGAAGCTGTTGCACAAGGTGTTGGCCTTGCAGGCTGTCATGGAGGCATGTGCGATGCTTTTAGACAAAGTGTATTATGGCAGTTTATGACAGGAGGCAACTGGGTGAGTCATCCTGGTGGTGATGGTGTAACCTATACCGTTAACATCATGCCTTCTTCCAGTTCTCTTGTGGAGGATATAGAAGATTTTAAAGTAACATCTGAGCAGTATTATTTGCATGTAGACCCAGCTGTTCAAGTATTAGCAACCACAGATTTTCCCATAGCAGAAGGCCATCACACCACCAACGGTGTTGTTCGCATGCCTGTAGCTTGGACAAAAAGATGGGGACAGGGAAGAGTGTATTACAATTCTCTAGGCCATCATGCAGAAACAGTGGAGATAGATGAAGTATCTGAAATGATGCGCAGAGGATTCTTATGGGCGGCAGCAGGTAAATCAAAGGCTGTAAGTAAAGAAGCTGATAATAAGGAGGGATAG